From a single Rutidosis leptorrhynchoides isolate AG116_Rl617_1_P2 chromosome 5, CSIRO_AGI_Rlap_v1, whole genome shotgun sequence genomic region:
- the LOC139848236 gene encoding uncharacterized protein, with protein sequence MMKVNNINILMNFQRICKEEGFDEVSIHQVGGFRLWLHFNSHEVGLGGTKRITIMRVSSNLIKQVAGRVVMFDNEKNKAMSVGRVCIATRQMQCIKEDIVDVIHVTEIEVHAHETGLLKVEMEDADADSSNSDLEAISEDKDDISDSFEETCQVY encoded by the exons ATGATGAAAGTAAACAACATCAATATTTTGATGAACTTTCAAAGGATCTGCAAGGAAGAAGGATTTGATGAGGTCTCCATTCATCAGGTGGGAGGATTTCGGCTATGGCTCCATTTCAATTCACATGAG GTTGGTTTGGGTGGAACTAAACGGATTACCATTATGCGTGTGAGCTCAAATCTCATCAAACAAGTAGCTGGCCGAGTGGTGATGTTTGATAATGAGAAAAACAAAGCCATGAGTGTTGGCCGAGTGTGTATAGCGACCAGACAGATGCAGTGTATAAAGGAGGACATTGTTGATGTTATTCATGTGACTGAAATTGAAGTACATGCTCATGAAACGGGTTTGCTGAAAGTGGAGATGGAGGATGCAGATGCAGACTCATCGAACAGTGACTTGGAGGCTATTTCGGAGGATAAAGATGACATATCAGACTCCTTTGAAGAAACATGTCAGGTCTATTAA